In one Arachis duranensis cultivar V14167 chromosome 9, aradu.V14167.gnm2.J7QH, whole genome shotgun sequence genomic region, the following are encoded:
- the LOC110275755 gene encoding uncharacterized protein LOC110275755 codes for MAEFCEKSKGQIDNKELRQARKTEKPHYIDDDKTRDNKKNFKPTPRYESYTQFNTKRDDIIKEILNSKLIKPPRKASSYSDLKGADRSKYYSFHQKHGHTTDKCVIAKDLLERLARQGHLDKYIGGHIQRRAPPSSDQSSATQHDRDKDRPNNNHPDQPRRVINCIFGGFVGGGATSSARKRSYQAMLSIKADQTQQQILPHFSHITFQTDDHNNNVANLDDPVVIFLQLGDLLVKKVLLDPGCSANVLFYSTF; via the coding sequence ATGGCCGAGTTTTGTGAGAAGTCTAAAGGTCAGATCGACAACAAGGAACTCCGACAAGCTCGGAAGACAGAAAAACCACATTACATAGACGACGACAAAACACGAGACAACAAGAAGAACTTCAAACCAACTCCGCGATATGAATCATACACTCAATTCAATACCAAGCGTGACGACATCATCAAGGAGATCTTGAATTCAAAGTTGATCAAACCGCCAAGAAAAGCTAGCAGCTACTCAGATTTAAAAGGCGCAGACAGATCAAAATACTACTCTTTTCACCAAAAACACGGACACACTACCGACAAGTGTGTCATCGCCAAAGACCTTCTGGAGCGATTAGCTCGGCAAGGTCACCTGGACAAGTATATCGGCGGCCACATACAGCGACGAGCACCCCCCTCTAGTGACCAAAGCTCGGCGACACAGCATGACCGAGATAAAGACCGACCGAATAACAACCATCCCGACCAACCAAGACGTGTCATTAACTGTATTTTCGGAGGTTTTGTAGGTGGAGGAGCCACAAGCTCGGCAAGAAAGCGATCTTACCAAGCTATGCTTTCCATCAAAGCCGATCAAACTCAACAGCAGATACTACCACACTTTTCACATATAACATTCCAGACAGACGATCATAACAACAATGTAGCTAATCTAGACGACCCAGTCGTGATTTTCCTGCAGCTCGGAGATCTACTAGTCAAAAAGGTTTTACTGGACCCTGGGTGCAGTGCCAATGTCCTCTTCTACTCCACATTCTAG
- the LOC107466544 gene encoding biotin synthase, mitochondrial, translated as MFLVRPIFRRTHHLTPSIGVLQSCHGYSSSSDAAIQAERTIKEGPRNDWTLTEVKSIYDSPILDLLFHGAQVHRHAQNFREVQQCTLLSIKTGGCSEDCSYCPQSSRYNTGLKSQRLMNKDAVIEAAKKAKEAGSTRFCMGAAWRDTIGRKTNFNQILEYVKEIRDMGMEVCCTLGMLEKQQAVELKQAGLTAYNHNLDTSREYYPNIITTRTYDERLKTLEFVRDAGINVCSGGIIGLGEAEEDRVGLLHTLSTLPSHPESVPINALVAVKGTPLEDQKPVEIWEMIRMIATARIIMPKAMVRLSAGRVRFSMPEQALCFLAGANSIFTGEKLLTTPNNDFDADQLMFKLLGLLPKAPNLDTNETSDAENYKEAAASS; from the exons ATGTTTCTGGTGAGACCCATTTTCAGAAGAACTCATCATCTTACACCCTCCATTGGGGTTCTGCAATCTTGTCATGGCTACAGTTCTTCCTCAGATGCTGCAATTCAAGCCGAGAGGACCATCAAAGAAGGCCCCAGAAACGATTGGACCCTAACCGAAGTCAAATCCATCTATGATTCACCCATTCTCGATCTTCTCTTCCATGGG GCTCAAGTTCACAGGCATGCTCAAAACTTTAGGGAAGTACAGCAGTGCACTCTACTCTCTATTAAGACAGGAGGGTGTAGTGAAGATTGTTCCTATTGTCCTCAATCCTCTAGGTATAACACAGGACTCAAGTCCCAAAGACTTATGAACAAAGATGCTGTTATTGAGGCTGCCAAGAAG GCAAAAGAGGCCGGGAGCACTCGCTTCTGTATGGGTGCGGCATGGAGGGACACTATAGGAAGGAAGACCAACTTCAACCAGATCCTTGAATATGTAAAAGAAATAAG GGATATGGGGATGGAGGTGTGTTGCACCCTTGGCATGCTGGAGAAACAGCAAGCTGTTGAACTCAAGCAGGCAGGTCTCACAGCCTATAATCACAATCTTGATACCTCAAGGGAATATTATCCAAACATAATTACAACAAGGACATATGATGAGcgcctaaaaacccttgaattTGTTCGTGATGCAGGGATTAATGTTTGTTCTG GAGGAATTATTGGGCTTGGAGAAGCAGAGGAGGACCGTGTAGGTTTGTTACATACATTGTCGACACTCCCCTCTCATCCAGAGAGTGTTCCTATTAATGCACTTGTTGCTGTAAAGGGAACCCCTCTCGAGGATCAGAAG CCTGTTGAAATATGGGAGATGATTCGAATGATAGCCACGGCGCGCATCATAATGCCTAAAGCAATGGTCAGGTTATCAGCCGGTAGAGTTCGGTTCTCCATGCCTGAGCAGGCACTGTGCTTTCTTGCTGGTGCAAATTCTATCTTCACCGGCGAAAAGCTCCTCACTACTCCCAACAATGATTTTGATGCTGATCAACTCATGTTTAAACTTCTGGGACTGCTCCCAAAAGCGCCAAACTTAGATACGAATGAAACCAGTGATGCAGAGAATTACAAGGAAGCTGCTGCTTCTAGTTGA